The following are encoded in a window of Sphingobium sp. AP49 genomic DNA:
- a CDS encoding sulfotransferase domain-containing protein: MYTETLHPFGEPMTPATQERIFRTVYMASTTNGGVLGRVVLGRDGEVKPRVGRNGIGISLTADGLWVDRSSGLATSFMAYAPDANIFHSTGYDRLFLIPIAEFAERAWRPDLPKLIVNSIPKSGTYFMEAALSSLGLAPLHIHLANGYFHDNRGIPPEDIHAAPYTRHVEVPSGVIAHVMQPGEMAVGHIDDHAQMDEAIAAGATLLHCVRDLRDVIISYYHFMRKSVRPRCAGDEMWRTQHGAAGLAAFLVYTEERDMSFVAQMTRSILGRPEPIVRYEDMVRGVLPPDAVAQLTAAGGLSDVALSSAFHGAYGQDTSTWSGGSTQRAELWSAEVEHYFQQTGLAGLNVRLGYPEHP; the protein is encoded by the coding sequence ATGTATACCGAAACGCTGCACCCCTTTGGCGAACCGATGACGCCCGCCACCCAGGAACGGATCTTCCGCACCGTCTATATGGCATCGACCACCAATGGCGGGGTGCTTGGCCGGGTCGTCCTGGGCCGCGATGGCGAAGTCAAGCCGCGCGTGGGCCGCAATGGCATCGGTATCTCCCTCACCGCCGACGGACTGTGGGTGGATCGCAGCAGCGGCCTGGCCACATCCTTCATGGCCTATGCGCCGGACGCCAACATCTTCCATTCGACCGGCTATGACCGGCTGTTCCTGATCCCGATCGCCGAATTTGCCGAACGGGCCTGGCGTCCCGACCTGCCCAAGCTGATCGTCAACTCGATTCCCAAGAGCGGCACCTATTTCATGGAGGCCGCGCTGTCGTCGCTCGGCCTTGCGCCGCTGCATATCCATCTCGCCAACGGCTATTTCCACGACAATCGCGGCATCCCGCCGGAAGACATCCATGCCGCGCCCTATACCCGCCATGTCGAAGTCCCATCGGGCGTCATCGCCCATGTGATGCAGCCGGGCGAAATGGCGGTCGGCCATATCGACGATCATGCCCAGATGGACGAAGCGATCGCGGCCGGCGCGACCCTGCTCCATTGTGTGCGTGATCTGCGCGACGTGATCATTTCCTATTATCATTTCATGCGCAAATCGGTGCGCCCCCGCTGCGCTGGCGACGAAATGTGGCGGACCCAGCATGGCGCGGCGGGGCTGGCGGCGTTCCTGGTCTATACCGAGGAACGCGACATGAGCTTCGTCGCACAGATGACGCGATCGATCCTGGGGCGTCCCGAACCGATCGTGCGCTATGAGGACATGGTGCGTGGCGTGTTGCCACCCGATGCCGTGGCGCAACTGACCGCCGCCGGCGGCCTCAGCGATGTTGCGCTCAGCTCCGCCTTCCACGGCGCCTATGGCCAGGACACATCGACCTGGTCGGGCGGATCGACCCAGCGCGCCGAACTGTGGAGCGCGGAGGTGGAACATTATTTCCAGCAGACCGGCCTGGCCGGGCTGAACGTCCGCCTCGGCTATCCCGAACATCCCTGA
- a CDS encoding gamma carbonic anhydrase family protein, whose product MTDHPDVSIIPLNGKAPVIHPSAFIAPGCRIIGDVEIGADASIWYNCVIRGDVNHIRIGARTNIQDGTVVHCDSPGDGRPNYPDAGYPTIIGEDVLIGHMAMVHGCVLQDRAFVGLGAIVMSGCTVESDAMLAAGALLSPGKTVLHRQLWAGRPAKYMRDLPDDALITMREGVDHYVHNAKAHKGAVRQAE is encoded by the coding sequence ATGACCGATCATCCCGACGTTTCCATCATCCCGCTCAATGGCAAGGCGCCGGTGATCCACCCCAGCGCCTTCATTGCGCCGGGATGCCGGATCATCGGCGATGTCGAGATCGGCGCGGATGCCAGCATCTGGTATAATTGCGTGATCCGGGGCGACGTGAACCATATCCGCATCGGCGCGCGCACCAATATCCAGGACGGCACCGTGGTCCATTGCGACAGTCCGGGCGATGGGCGGCCCAATTATCCCGATGCCGGCTATCCCACGATCATCGGCGAGGATGTGCTGATCGGCCATATGGCGATGGTCCATGGCTGCGTCCTGCAGGACCGGGCCTTTGTCGGCCTGGGCGCGATCGTGATGAGCGGCTGCACCGTCGAGAGCGACGCGATGCTGGCGGCCGGTGCACTGCTGTCGCCGGGAAAGACGGTATTGCATCGCCAGCTATGGGCCGGGCGGCCGGCCAAATATATGCGCGACCTGCCCGATGATGCGCTGATCACCATGCGCGAGGGCGTCGATCATTATGTCCATAATGCCAAGGCCCATAAGGGCGCGGTCCGGCAGGCGGAATAG
- a CDS encoding fused MFS/spermidine synthase — MIGTRPRYVLTICAGSFLLFLVQPMIARMALPRLGGAPAVWNSAMLLFQALLLAGYAYAHWLGRFPARRQALIHLGLFLLSAIFLPIGLCAGTPPAHVDPALWVPWLLGLSIGPLFFVVAAQAPLLQRWFTATGAGDPYPLYAASNLGSFAGLIAYPLLVEPVFSLKAQSIGWSLGYSLLFFLVYLSARCLPSTDALLAQEAAEAGPPPDGPTMLHWMALAAVPSGLMLATSLYLTTDIVAMPLLWVLPLGLYLLSFSIAFAARRGTVRGMTLIAPLLLLAGAGCAFPNGVRLPLILSIGLLALLFVVAIVLHGHLYDRRPSPAYLTRFYLILSFGGMLGGLFCALVAPLIFNWTFEYPILLAGAALLLPRREPLLQGGRQLWADPGRRVWVAGLMLAAGLVLSLLGAGALTPTPGNLVKAACFVTIGAMAVLAVGQRFAFAGLSVYLMLCLGGWDKLAQAVTPDMLTRSYFGVYGVTNRGPDQRILFHGTTLHGVQNLRPGHERDPTSYYAPESGIGLVLNHAPDLFGPQARIDLVGLGAGTLACYKQPGQVWRFYEIDPDMVAIARNPRDFTFLSRCQPNAEIALGDARMVLAGEAADGADILVIDAFSSDSIPMHLLTREAMAIYGRRLAPDGVLMIHISNRYLDLRPVIAAAARDGGWQARLRDYRPDRRDLARLFTGSVWVALSRDPSQIARLERLSGPGRWTELRARPGFSSWTDDHASILSILKFKL, encoded by the coding sequence ATGATCGGAACGCGGCCGCGCTATGTCCTGACGATCTGCGCGGGCTCGTTCCTCCTGTTCCTTGTCCAGCCGATGATCGCGCGGATGGCGTTGCCCCGGCTGGGCGGCGCGCCGGCGGTGTGGAATTCGGCGATGCTGCTGTTCCAGGCGCTGCTGCTCGCCGGCTATGCCTATGCCCATTGGCTGGGGCGCTTTCCCGCGCGGCGGCAGGCGCTGATCCATCTCGGCCTGTTCCTGCTGTCGGCGATCTTCCTGCCGATCGGGCTGTGCGCGGGGACGCCACCCGCGCATGTCGATCCGGCGTTGTGGGTGCCCTGGTTGCTGGGCCTGTCGATCGGGCCGCTTTTCTTCGTCGTCGCGGCGCAGGCACCGCTGCTGCAGCGCTGGTTCACCGCCACCGGGGCGGGCGATCCCTATCCGCTCTATGCCGCGTCGAACCTGGGCAGCTTTGCGGGGTTGATCGCCTATCCGCTGCTGGTCGAACCCGTGTTCAGCCTGAAGGCGCAGAGCATCGGCTGGTCGCTGGGCTACAGCCTGCTCTTCTTCCTTGTCTATCTGAGCGCCCGATGCCTGCCGTCGACCGATGCGCTGCTGGCGCAGGAAGCGGCCGAAGCCGGGCCGCCACCCGACGGACCGACCATGCTGCACTGGATGGCGCTGGCGGCGGTGCCGTCGGGGCTGATGCTGGCGACCAGCCTCTATCTCACCACCGACATCGTCGCCATGCCCCTCTTGTGGGTGCTGCCGCTGGGTCTTTACCTGTTGAGCTTCTCGATTGCCTTTGCCGCGCGGCGCGGAACGGTGCGGGGGATGACGCTGATCGCCCCCCTGCTGTTGCTGGCCGGGGCCGGCTGTGCCTTTCCGAACGGGGTCCGCTTGCCGCTGATCCTGTCGATCGGCCTATTGGCGCTGCTGTTCGTGGTGGCGATCGTGCTGCACGGGCATCTGTACGACCGGCGACCAAGCCCGGCCTATCTGACCCGCTTCTATCTGATCCTGTCCTTTGGCGGCATGCTGGGCGGGCTGTTCTGCGCGCTGGTCGCGCCGCTGATCTTCAACTGGACCTTTGAATATCCGATCCTGCTGGCGGGGGCTGCGCTGTTGCTGCCGCGACGTGAACCCTTGTTGCAGGGCGGGCGACAGCTATGGGCCGATCCCGGGCGGCGGGTCTGGGTGGCGGGGCTGATGCTGGCCGCGGGGCTGGTCCTCTCACTGCTGGGCGCGGGCGCGCTGACCCCGACGCCGGGCAATCTGGTCAAGGCGGCCTGCTTCGTGACGATCGGTGCGATGGCGGTGCTGGCGGTCGGCCAGCGCTTCGCCTTTGCCGGCCTGTCCGTCTATCTGATGCTGTGCCTGGGGGGGTGGGACAAGCTGGCCCAGGCGGTGACGCCCGACATGCTAACGCGCAGCTATTTCGGCGTCTATGGCGTGACCAACAGGGGGCCGGACCAGCGCATCCTGTTCCATGGCACGACGCTGCACGGGGTGCAGAATCTGCGGCCCGGGCATGAGCGCGATCCGACCAGCTATTATGCGCCCGAGTCCGGCATCGGCCTGGTGCTGAACCATGCGCCCGACCTGTTCGGGCCGCAGGCGCGGATCGACCTGGTCGGGCTGGGGGCCGGGACATTGGCCTGCTACAAGCAGCCGGGCCAAGTCTGGCGCTTCTATGAAATCGACCCCGACATGGTGGCGATCGCCCGCAATCCGCGCGACTTCACCTTCCTCTCGCGCTGCCAGCCGAATGCCGAGATCGCGCTGGGCGACGCGCGCATGGTGCTGGCGGGCGAGGCGGCCGATGGCGCCGACATATTGGTAATCGACGCCTTTTCCTCCGACAGCATCCCGATGCACCTGCTCACGCGCGAGGCGATGGCGATCTATGGCCGGCGGCTGGCGCCCGACGGGGTGCTGATGATCCATATCTCCAACCGCTATCTCGACCTGCGGCCGGTGATCGCGGCGGCCGCGCGCGATGGCGGCTGGCAGGCGCGGCTTCGCGACTATCGCCCCGACCGGCGCGATCTGGCGCGGCTGTTCACCGGATCGGTCTGGGTCGCCCTGTCGCGCGATCCGAGCCAGATCGCCCGGCTGGAGCGGCTGAGCGGGCCGGGGCGCTGGACGGAACTGCGCGCGCGGCCGGGCTTTTCCTCCTGGACCGACGACCATGCCAGCATCCTGTCGATCCTGAAATTCAAGCTGTAG
- a CDS encoding GNAT family N-acetyltransferase translates to MADLPITTDRLILRAWCKGNVVPLMAAVNTLITMAYLGGPQPRSYFVRLWLSMARHQEADGCCFWIIERRSDGAILGYLGVKRGGPVGTPIADKLILGWLLGEDFRGQGLVEEAAWAAIRWARKHFPGEKIFACTVPGNEPSDKLVMALRMRRRPELDYGEAGRALGDPLARHIVYEVDCWA, encoded by the coding sequence ATGGCTGATTTGCCCATCACGACGGATCGATTGATCCTGCGCGCATGGTGCAAGGGAAATGTCGTTCCGTTGATGGCTGCGGTGAATACGCTGATAACAATGGCTTATCTGGGCGGTCCCCAGCCTCGATCCTATTTTGTCCGTCTGTGGCTGAGCATGGCGCGTCATCAGGAGGCCGATGGCTGTTGCTTCTGGATCATCGAACGCAGGAGTGATGGCGCAATACTGGGCTATTTGGGGGTCAAGCGGGGCGGCCCGGTCGGGACGCCGATAGCGGACAAGCTGATACTCGGCTGGCTGTTGGGCGAAGATTTTCGTGGACAGGGCCTGGTCGAAGAGGCGGCATGGGCCGCGATCCGCTGGGCAAGAAAGCATTTTCCCGGGGAAAAAATCTTCGCTTGTACGGTGCCGGGCAATGAACCGTCGGACAAGTTGGTCATGGCGTTGCGAATGCGCCGGCGACCGGAACTGGACTATGGCGAAGCCGGCAGAGCCCTGGGCGACCCATTGGCGCGGCATATCGTCTATGAGGTGGATTGCTGGGCATAA
- the hemB gene encoding porphobilinogen synthase — protein sequence MTLASYPALRMRRTRATAWSRAMHAENRLSPSDFIWPLFVTEGEGVEEPIAALPGVSRWSVDLMVARAKEARDAGIPCLALFPNTQADRRSDDGAEALNPDNLMCRAIRAIKDAVPDIGVLTDVALDPYTAHGQDGLLDETGYVINDATIDMLIGQSLNQAAAGADIIAPSDMMDGRIGAIREALEETGHANVQIMAYAAKYASAFYGPFRDAVGSRGLLKGDKKNYQMDPANGEEALREVALDLAEGADSVMVKPGLPYLDIVARVRDRFSVPVFAYQVSGEYAMIEHGAAAGSGDRDALILETLMAFKRAGCSGVLTYHALHAARLLNG from the coding sequence ATGACACTTGCTTCCTATCCGGCGCTGCGCATGCGCCGTACCCGTGCCACCGCCTGGAGCCGGGCGATGCATGCCGAAAACCGCCTGTCGCCCAGCGATTTCATCTGGCCCCTGTTCGTGACCGAAGGGGAGGGTGTCGAAGAGCCGATCGCCGCGCTGCCCGGCGTGTCGCGCTGGTCGGTCGACCTGATGGTGGCCCGCGCGAAAGAGGCGCGCGACGCCGGCATTCCCTGCCTGGCGCTGTTCCCCAATACCCAGGCCGACCGGCGCAGCGACGATGGCGCCGAGGCGCTGAACCCCGACAATCTGATGTGCCGGGCGATCCGCGCGATCAAGGATGCGGTGCCCGACATCGGCGTACTGACCGACGTCGCGCTCGACCCCTATACCGCCCATGGCCAGGACGGGCTGCTCGACGAGACCGGCTATGTGATCAATGACGCGACGATCGACATGCTGATCGGCCAGTCGCTCAACCAGGCGGCGGCGGGCGCCGATATCATCGCGCCGAGCGACATGATGGATGGCCGGATCGGCGCGATCCGCGAGGCGCTGGAGGAAACCGGCCACGCCAATGTCCAGATCATGGCCTATGCCGCCAAATATGCCAGCGCCTTCTATGGCCCGTTCCGCGACGCGGTCGGCTCGCGCGGGCTGCTGAAGGGCGACAAGAAAAATTACCAGATGGACCCCGCCAATGGCGAGGAAGCGCTGCGCGAGGTCGCGCTCGACCTGGCCGAGGGCGCGGACAGCGTGATGGTGAAGCCTGGCCTGCCCTATCTGGATATCGTTGCGCGGGTGCGCGACCGTTTCTCCGTGCCTGTCTTCGCCTATCAGGTGTCGGGCGAATATGCGATGATCGAACATGGCGCCGCCGCCGGCTCGGGCGATCGCGACGCGCTGATTCTGGAGACGCTGATGGCGTTCAAGCGGGCGGGCTGTTCGGGCGTGCTGACCTATCATGCGCTGCATGCGGCGCGGCTGCTGAATGGCTGA